In the genome of Rhizobium rhizogenes, one region contains:
- a CDS encoding pyridoxal phosphate-dependent aminotransferase: MAFLADILSRVKPSATIAVTQKARELKAQGRDVISLGAGEPDFDTPDNIKEAAIDAIKRGETKYTPISGIPELRKAIADKFKRENGLDYKPEQTIVGTGGKQILFNAFMATLNPGDEVVIPAPYWVSYPEMVAICGGTPVFVDATLEDNFKLKPEALEKAITPKTKWFVFNSPSNPSGAAYSHDELKALTDVLVKHPHVWVLTDDMYEHLTYGDFKFVTPVEVEPALYDRTLTMNGVSKAYAMTGWRIGYAAGPLPLIKAMDMIQGQQTSGASSIAQWAAVEALNGTQDFIPANKKIFEGRRDLVVSMLNQAKGISCPAPEGAFYVYPSCAGLIGKTAPSGKVIETDADFVSELLEAEGVAVVQGSAFGLGPNFRISYATSEALLEEACKRIQRFCADCR, from the coding sequence ATGGCCTTCCTTGCCGACATTCTCTCCCGCGTAAAGCCATCCGCCACCATCGCCGTTACCCAGAAAGCCCGTGAGCTGAAAGCGCAGGGCCGCGATGTGATCAGCCTTGGCGCCGGCGAGCCGGATTTCGATACGCCCGACAACATCAAGGAAGCGGCCATCGACGCGATCAAACGCGGCGAGACCAAATACACCCCCATTTCCGGCATTCCGGAACTGCGCAAGGCGATTGCCGACAAGTTCAAGCGTGAAAACGGCCTGGACTACAAGCCGGAACAGACGATTGTCGGCACCGGCGGCAAGCAGATCCTCTTCAACGCTTTCATGGCCACACTGAACCCGGGTGATGAAGTCGTTATCCCGGCGCCTTACTGGGTCAGCTATCCGGAAATGGTGGCGATCTGCGGCGGCACGCCGGTTTTTGTCGACGCCACGCTGGAAGACAATTTCAAGCTGAAGCCGGAAGCGCTGGAAAAGGCGATCACGCCGAAGACCAAGTGGTTCGTCTTCAACTCGCCGTCCAACCCCTCGGGTGCCGCCTATTCGCATGACGAGCTGAAGGCGCTGACCGACGTGCTCGTCAAGCACCCGCATGTCTGGGTGCTGACGGACGACATGTATGAGCACCTGACCTATGGCGATTTCAAATTCGTCACCCCGGTCGAAGTCGAGCCTGCGCTTTATGACCGCACGCTGACGATGAACGGCGTTTCCAAGGCCTATGCCATGACCGGCTGGCGTATCGGTTATGCTGCCGGCCCGCTGCCGCTGATCAAGGCCATGGACATGATTCAGGGCCAGCAGACCTCGGGTGCCAGCTCGATCGCGCAATGGGCCGCTGTCGAAGCCCTGAACGGCACGCAGGATTTCATTCCCGCCAACAAGAAGATCTTCGAAGGCCGCCGCGATCTCGTCGTTTCCATGCTCAACCAGGCCAAGGGCATCAGCTGCCCGGCTCCGGAAGGCGCGTTCTACGTCTATCCGTCCTGCGCCGGCCTGATTGGCAAGACCGCGCCTTCGGGCAAGGTCATCGAAACGGATGCGGATTTCGTCTCCGAGCTTCTGGAAGCCGAAGGCGTTGCCGTCGTGCAGGGATCGGCTTTCGGCCTTGGCCCGAACTTCCGCATTTCCTACGCCACGTCGGAAGCGCTTCTGGAAGAAGCCTGCAAGCGCATTCAGCGTTTCTGCGCTGATTGCCGCTGA
- a CDS encoding calcium:proton antiporter has protein sequence MAGSILKQERMLLLAIPAAIVAYLAEHAIFEAGKTAALIAAVVLIGLIVLVSMRVAHHAEILAAKVGDPYGTMILTLSAVAVEVLILAIIMSESSSPTLVRDTIYSAVMIDINGILGLAALLGGLRHGEQPYNDDSGKTYGVMILTAMGISMIVPEFIPQQSWHVYSAFTIVAMIALYALFLKMQVGPHSYFFSYAYPRKAHPAGQPSDSHAEEEDEGSVPLSIGLIIAGVVLIGALAEFMSAFLSESLEGTSAPPALMAVVVATISASPEILTALRSALRNRMQAVVNIAMGASLSTVILTVPVMEGIALYTGQPFIMAMTPVQTVMVFITLIAAAINLNDGETNAIEGMTHFILFATFIMLLFLGL, from the coding sequence ATGGCGGGTTCTATTCTGAAACAGGAGCGGATGCTGCTGCTCGCGATACCGGCGGCAATCGTCGCCTACTTGGCCGAGCATGCAATATTCGAAGCCGGAAAAACGGCGGCACTCATCGCCGCGGTCGTGCTCATCGGGCTTATCGTTCTCGTCTCGATGCGGGTTGCCCATCATGCGGAGATTCTCGCCGCCAAGGTCGGCGATCCCTATGGCACCATGATCCTGACGCTCTCGGCGGTCGCCGTGGAAGTGCTGATCCTCGCCATCATCATGAGTGAATCCAGTTCGCCCACGCTGGTGCGCGATACGATCTATTCCGCCGTGATGATCGACATCAACGGCATTCTCGGCCTTGCGGCGCTTCTCGGTGGCCTTCGCCACGGCGAGCAGCCCTATAATGACGATTCCGGCAAGACCTACGGCGTGATGATCCTGACGGCGATGGGCATATCGATGATCGTGCCGGAATTCATTCCGCAACAGAGCTGGCACGTCTATTCCGCCTTCACCATCGTCGCGATGATCGCGCTATATGCGCTTTTCCTCAAAATGCAGGTCGGCCCGCACAGCTACTTCTTCAGCTACGCCTATCCCCGCAAGGCGCATCCGGCCGGTCAGCCGTCTGACAGCCATGCGGAAGAGGAGGACGAGGGCAGCGTGCCGCTCTCCATCGGCCTCATCATCGCCGGTGTGGTGCTGATCGGCGCACTGGCCGAATTCATGTCGGCCTTCCTCAGCGAAAGCCTCGAGGGCACGAGCGCACCGCCGGCGCTGATGGCGGTGGTGGTGGCGACGATCTCGGCATCGCCGGAAATCCTCACCGCGCTCCGGTCCGCCTTGCGCAACCGCATGCAGGCCGTGGTCAATATCGCCATGGGCGCATCGCTCTCGACGGTGATCCTGACCGTGCCTGTCATGGAGGGTATCGCGCTCTATACCGGCCAGCCATTCATCATGGCGATGACGCCGGTTCAGACCGTCATGGTCTTCATCACCCTCATTGCCGCAGCCATCAACCTCAATGACGGTGAGACCAACGCAATCGAGGGAATGACGCATTTCATTCTCTTCGCCACCTTCATCATGCTGCTGTTTCTGGGGCTTTAG
- a CDS encoding LysR family transcriptional regulator — protein MIKSRDVSWDFYRTFLSVLRDGSLSAAARELGITQPTAGRHIGALEEAVGFPLFIRSPHGLMPTEAALALRPYAENLAATAAALMRAASGEVGKIEGTVRISASDIIGVEMLPPIIATLQDVHPRLEIELSLSDTLEDLLRREADIAIRMTEPQQDAIVMRYIGNFRLGFHATRDYLAKAGIPKVMEELNGHRMVGFDRKTPFIRAAIQRMRALDPEIPDVEDICFEIRADSNLAQLAMIRASAGIGVCQIGLARKDPRLVQVLPKIDIPLHTWVAMHENLKTSPRCRAVFSALVEGLKAHLKETDPNAPPQRR, from the coding sequence ATGATCAAAAGCCGGGATGTCAGTTGGGATTTTTACCGCACCTTCCTCAGCGTTCTGCGTGACGGCTCGCTGTCCGCCGCCGCGCGTGAACTGGGCATCACCCAACCGACGGCGGGGCGCCATATCGGCGCGCTGGAAGAGGCCGTCGGCTTTCCGCTGTTCATCCGCTCACCGCACGGGCTGATGCCGACGGAAGCAGCGCTTGCGCTCCGGCCCTATGCGGAAAATCTGGCGGCAACGGCCGCCGCCCTCATGCGCGCGGCCTCCGGCGAGGTCGGCAAGATCGAAGGCACGGTGCGCATCAGCGCGTCAGATATCATTGGCGTGGAAATGCTGCCGCCCATCATCGCGACACTGCAGGACGTGCACCCGCGGCTCGAAATAGAGCTTTCGCTGTCCGATACGCTGGAAGACCTGCTGCGGCGCGAAGCCGATATCGCCATCCGCATGACCGAACCGCAGCAGGATGCGATTGTCATGCGCTACATCGGCAATTTCCGTCTGGGCTTTCACGCGACGCGCGATTATCTGGCGAAAGCCGGCATCCCAAAGGTCATGGAGGAACTGAACGGGCACCGGATGGTCGGTTTCGACCGCAAGACGCCGTTCATCAGGGCTGCCATCCAGCGGATGCGCGCCCTGGATCCGGAAATACCTGATGTTGAAGACATCTGCTTCGAAATCCGCGCGGACAGCAATCTCGCCCAGCTTGCCATGATCCGCGCCAGCGCCGGCATCGGCGTCTGTCAGATCGGCCTGGCGCGCAAGGACCCGCGGCTGGTGCAGGTTCTTCCGAAAATCGACATTCCGCTGCACACATGGGTGGCGATGCATGAAAATCTCAAGACCTCACCGCGATGTCGCGCCGTTTTCAGCGCCCTGGTCGAAGGCCTGAAAGCCCATCTCAAGGAAACCGACCCGAACGCCCCGCCGCAGCGGCGCTGA
- a CDS encoding DUF6220 domain-containing protein, translated as MATVANGLSPRRRVFAVISAGVPVLIFAQVLLAGLSIYYDGSLLPVHKGLGIFIAVPVASLVVLALRHEEVRPNLGRALVLLSLYCLQVALMSIGRETGNGFLQALHVANAFVMGAFSDYAARQARALS; from the coding sequence ATGGCGACGGTGGCGAATGGGCTATCTCCACGGCGTCGCGTGTTCGCTGTGATTTCGGCGGGTGTGCCGGTCCTGATTTTCGCGCAGGTGCTGCTGGCCGGGCTATCGATCTATTATGACGGGTCGCTGCTTCCGGTGCACAAGGGGCTAGGCATCTTTATCGCGGTTCCCGTCGCGTCGCTTGTGGTCCTTGCGTTGCGCCATGAAGAGGTGCGGCCGAACCTTGGCCGCGCGCTCGTGCTGCTCTCCCTCTATTGTCTGCAGGTGGCGTTGATGAGCATCGGCCGGGAAACGGGCAACGGCTTTCTGCAGGCGCTTCATGTTGCCAATGCCTTTGTCATGGGCGCGTTTTCCGATTACGCCGCGCGGCAGGCCCGTGCCTTATCCTGA
- a CDS encoding DUF2188 domain-containing protein — MTKVVYEIVEHDGGFAYRMNGAYSETFPSYADAVEAARIVAAEQQVGGDDEEISYQDERGQWHEEYSQGGDRPEAEVVDKTSQQAEPF; from the coding sequence ATGACCAAAGTGGTGTATGAAATCGTCGAACATGACGGGGGCTTCGCTTACCGCATGAATGGCGCCTATTCCGAAACCTTCCCTTCCTATGCCGATGCCGTCGAAGCCGCACGTATCGTTGCCGCCGAGCAGCAGGTGGGTGGCGATGACGAGGAAATCAGCTATCAGGACGAGCGCGGCCAATGGCACGAGGAATATAGCCAGGGCGGTGACCGGCCGGAAGCCGAGGTGGTGGACAAGACTTCGCAGCAGGCCGAACCGTTTTGA
- a CDS encoding NAD(P)H-binding protein, with amino-acid sequence MIYENHANTAENDKPLALIVGANGGVGSHVAKMLLQRGWRLRVLTRHPASAAMADGMERVKGDAMNRQDVAEAAKGASLIVHAVNPPGYRDWDGQVLPMLDNTIAAAEGCGARVVFPGSVYNFGADAFPLLTEDSPQKPFTRKGALRVEMERRLKMASMRGVPVLIVRAGDFFGPDAKNNWFSQMLVRPGKPVRSVQNPAAPHAGHQWAYLPDVAETIGRLLDRSGELPAFAVYHMEGFWDFDGLQLVGAIERAAGHPVKMRRLFWPGIRLAAPFVPLFREVLEMQYLWQMPIRMSNRKLVDFLGAEPKTPVDIAVSATLASLGCLEQTREPAGLHRSADTGGRV; translated from the coding sequence ATGATATATGAAAACCACGCGAATACAGCAGAGAATGACAAACCTCTGGCCCTGATCGTCGGGGCAAACGGCGGCGTCGGCAGCCACGTGGCGAAGATGTTGCTGCAACGGGGCTGGCGGCTGAGGGTGCTGACACGCCATCCGGCTTCGGCAGCCATGGCGGATGGCATGGAACGCGTGAAAGGCGATGCCATGAACCGGCAGGATGTGGCGGAGGCTGCAAAAGGCGCTTCGCTCATCGTCCATGCGGTCAATCCTCCCGGATATCGCGATTGGGACGGCCAGGTACTGCCGATGCTGGACAATACCATCGCCGCCGCCGAGGGCTGCGGAGCGCGGGTCGTCTTTCCTGGTAGCGTCTATAACTTCGGGGCCGACGCCTTTCCGCTTCTGACGGAGGATAGCCCGCAAAAGCCTTTTACCCGCAAGGGTGCCCTGCGCGTGGAAATGGAACGGCGGCTGAAAATGGCGTCGATGCGCGGTGTACCGGTCCTGATCGTCCGTGCCGGCGATTTCTTTGGGCCGGATGCGAAAAACAACTGGTTTTCACAGATGCTGGTGCGGCCGGGAAAGCCGGTCCGCAGTGTTCAGAATCCTGCGGCGCCCCATGCGGGGCATCAATGGGCCTATCTGCCTGATGTGGCTGAAACGATCGGGCGGCTGCTTGATCGTTCGGGCGAACTTCCCGCTTTCGCCGTTTATCACATGGAAGGTTTCTGGGATTTCGACGGGCTGCAACTGGTCGGGGCGATCGAGCGGGCCGCCGGTCACCCGGTCAAGATGCGTCGGCTTTTCTGGCCGGGCATAAGGCTGGCCGCACCCTTCGTTCCGTTGTTCCGGGAAGTGCTGGAAATGCAATATCTCTGGCAGATGCCGATCCGCATGAGCAACCGCAAGCTTGTGGATTTTCTTGGGGCAGAGCCGAAAACCCCTGTTGATATTGCGGTATCGGCGACGCTGGCAAGCCTTGGCTGCCTTGAGCAGACACGGGAGCCGGCCGGTCTTCACCGTTCGGCCGATACCGGGGGCAGGGTGTGA
- a CDS encoding EAL domain-containing protein → MAPKSIFSSLVREVDGTWSTAYQTFNLKSALQPIFRRTASGALDIDSFEGLVRPHRNGEPVTPGEFFSLVASEDIENIDSILRTIHILNTGRLNRSRARIFVNFHPGLFQTPAKMRQEVERMRLAAHEAGMTAERIVCEISEKKASDTQIVADFAYHMHDIGFRVALDDYGAGDSDIDRVKLIKPDYVKFEAAWVRDFMQNSAGAALLRVIVHQFREDGIEPVFEGLETGWQVDLCEELGVLLMQGYVLAKPELAPTSFDARFPELGSAYFNAPPRTDRPGTIPPFFREERPADPHPLRQTRTFGKRGL, encoded by the coding sequence ATGGCGCCCAAAAGCATCTTTTCCAGTCTTGTCCGCGAGGTCGATGGCACATGGTCCACGGCCTATCAAACCTTCAACCTGAAATCGGCCCTGCAACCCATCTTCCGGCGAACGGCAAGCGGCGCGCTCGATATCGATTCCTTCGAGGGTCTGGTGCGACCCCATCGCAATGGCGAGCCGGTGACCCCCGGTGAATTCTTCTCGCTGGTGGCGTCGGAAGACATCGAAAACATCGATAGCATCCTGCGCACGATCCATATTCTCAACACCGGCAGGCTCAACCGTTCCCGCGCCCGCATCTTCGTCAACTTCCATCCGGGCCTGTTCCAGACACCGGCCAAGATGCGGCAGGAAGTAGAGCGTATGCGGCTTGCCGCCCACGAGGCCGGCATGACGGCGGAACGCATCGTCTGCGAAATCTCGGAAAAAAAGGCATCCGACACGCAGATCGTCGCCGACTTCGCCTACCACATGCACGACATCGGCTTTCGTGTGGCGCTGGACGATTATGGCGCCGGTGATTCCGACATCGACCGGGTAAAGCTCATCAAGCCGGATTATGTGAAATTCGAAGCGGCCTGGGTACGCGATTTCATGCAGAATTCGGCAGGTGCCGCCCTTCTGCGCGTCATCGTCCACCAGTTCCGCGAGGATGGAATAGAGCCGGTATTCGAAGGGCTGGAGACGGGCTGGCAGGTCGATCTGTGCGAAGAACTCGGCGTCCTGCTGATGCAGGGCTACGTTCTGGCCAAGCCCGAACTCGCCCCCACAAGTTTCGACGCGCGCTTTCCCGAACTCGGCAGCGCCTATTTCAACGCCCCGCCGCGAACCGACAGGCCAGGCACGATACCGCCATTTTTCCGGGAAGAGCGCCCCGCCGACCCCCATCCCCTACGCCAGACCCGGACCTTCGGAAAACGCGGTCTTTGA